The following proteins come from a genomic window of Coffea arabica cultivar ET-39 chromosome 11c, Coffea Arabica ET-39 HiFi, whole genome shotgun sequence:
- the LOC113716300 gene encoding uncharacterized protein isoform X2 produces the protein MKVSGPVHGWFYFARRSGGELPTRELFTHMPSSIKGWKAYFFFVKNTGFPPLTWRENTQVTDPIPSPLPEAELDRLVSSEAQLKVKEFNNAQLWSAGLIRAKVNDPAPDLRPITPEELTALKRFSQLLNIGGIGSASTPTPAPSTAPSSTVPLPPPVSTPQIAAQSSLGEGSKKKRKKSTAKKARTEAASPQSQEEPSAAIASHYGVSSAEQQASSQSPPAMWRMRNVIPLKPPTELGSHPHPHHFCPKWGLSVNDRAQFPEVAKELVKGAVLPRDHHFIQLASNAELLEHFYLSTTQLNVAGAELAQRYENMGVNLSQVDAAKEKLSSQLEAAESELETLKKQLADANCSCELEKKRAAELAATLEVEQKKSAELVEAAREEGRQLGVKEFKKSEVFMNNLALLNGPVLQLGYTKALMDVESLKLPGFDLSKWPDFNPQSTNQIDRLVTGYSNGRDLAALIADPNLPALSPEPEQEQQGES, from the exons ATGAAGGTAAGTGGCCCAGTTCACGGTTGGTTCTACTTTGCTCGCAGGAGCGGAGGGGAACTTCCTACCCGCGAACTGTTCACTCATATGCCTTCTTCCATCAAGGGCTGGAAAGCCTACTTCTTTTTTGTGAAGAATACTGGGTTTCCTCCCCTAACCTGGAGAGAGAATACCCAAGTAACCGATCCAATCCCTTCTCCTCTGCCCGAGGCCGAGCTAGACCGCTTGGTCAGCTCGGAAGCTCAACTGAAGGTGAAGGAATTTAACAATGCCCAGCTCTGGTCGGCGGGGCTAATCCGAGCAAAGGTGAACGACCCTGCCCCCGATCTCCGACCTATCACCCCCGAGGAGCTGACAGCTT TGAAGAGGTTTTCCCAGCTGCTGAACATTGGCGGAATTGGCAGTGCGAGCACGCCAACTCCTGCGCCTTCCACAGCGCCGAGCAGCACGGTGCCTCTACCCCCACCTGTGTCCACTCCCCAGATTGCCGCTCAGTCCTCACTGGGGGAGGgatcaaagaagaaaagaaagaagtccACGGCCAAGAAGGCCAGGACAGAGGCGGCTTCCCCACAGTCCCAGGAGGAGCCCTCAGCTGCCATTGCTTCTCATTATGGGGTGAGCTCCGCCGAGCAGCAGGCttcgtcacaatctccccctgCTATGTGGCGCATGAGGAACGTGATTCCCCTGAAGCCCCCTACCGAGCTGGGCTCACACCCGCACCCCCACCATTTCTGCCCGAAGTGGGGGTTGTCAGTGAACGACCGAGCTCAGTTCCCTGAGGTGGCGAAGGAGCTCGTCAAAGGCGCGGTACTCCCCCGTgatcaccacttcatccaactCGCCTCCAACGCTGAGCTGTTAGAGCACTTCTACCTCAGCACCACGCAG CTCAACGTGGCGGGGGCCGAGCTGGCCCAGCGATATGAGAACATGGGGGTCAACCTGTCCCAGGTCGATGCTGCCAAAGAGAAGTTGTCGAGCCAGCTCGAAGCTGCAGAGTCCGAGCTGGAGACCCTGAAGAAGCAACTCGCAGATGCCAACTGCTCCTGCGAACTGGAAAAAAAGAGGGCGGCCGAACTGGCTGCGACTTTGGAGGTAGAGCAGAAAAAATCGGCCGAGCTGGTGGAGGCGGCAAGGGAAGAAGGGCGCCAGCTAGGCGTCAAAGAGTTCAAGAAGTCTGAGGTCTTCATGAACAACCTGGCCCTCCTCAATGGCCCTGTCCTGCAGCTCGGCTACACAAAAGCCTTGATGGACGTGGAGTCCCTGAAGCTGCCAGGCTTTGACCTGAGCAAATGGCCTGACTTCAACCCCCAATCTACCAACCAAATTGACAGGCTTGTCACAGGTTACTCCAATGGGCGCGACCTGGCTGCCCTGATTGCGGATCCTAATCTTCCTGCCCTCTCCCCAGAGCCAGAGCAAGAGCAACAAGGGGAGAGCTAA
- the LOC113716300 gene encoding uncharacterized protein isoform X1 — protein sequence MSSSSAHSDLTSSVPRRRITRPAFIEIPSSSPSSSSSSDSEYLAPPAPPLATAMDQPGPSAQPGAGAAVPGIPLEVAPARSRVGPPRGPDIDFGEVEIIPPLLDQGDVDELVGRYDILPQFEARAARPGEYACLPPPGFVAIYRDQLVAGLRLPIPQFLYDILTFWGIRITQVVPNAIRSILGFFILCRALEIPYSLNLFRSFFQMKVSGPVHGWFYFARRSGGELPTRELFTHMPSSIKGWKAYFFFVKNTGFPPLTWRENTQVTDPIPSPLPEAELDRLVSSEAQLKVKEFNNAQLWSAGLIRAKVNDPAPDLRPITPEELTALKRFSQLLNIGGIGSASTPTPAPSTAPSSTVPLPPPVSTPQIAAQSSLGEGSKKKRKKSTAKKARTEAASPQSQEEPSAAIASHYGVSSAEQQASSQSPPAMWRMRNVIPLKPPTELGSHPHPHHFCPKWGLSVNDRAQFPEVAKELVKGAVLPRDHHFIQLASNAELLEHFYLSTTQLNVAGAELAQRYENMGVNLSQVDAAKEKLSSQLEAAESELETLKKQLADANCSCELEKKRAAELAATLEVEQKKSAELVEAAREEGRQLGVKEFKKSEVFMNNLALLNGPVLQLGYTKALMDVESLKLPGFDLSKWPDFNPQSTNQIDRLVTGYSNGRDLAALIADPNLPALSPEPEQEQQGES from the exons ATGTCGTCTTCCTCCGCACACTCAGACCTTACTAGCTCAGTACCTAGGCGTAGGATTACCCGACCTGCATTCATAGAAATACCTTCCTCCAGCCCCTCTTCTTCCAGCTCGTCTGACTCTGAATATCTCGCTCCCCCAGCCCCACCTCTTGCTACAGCCATGGACCAACCTGGCCCATCTGCTCAGCCCGGGGCTGGAGCTGCTGTCCCAGGGATCCCTCTGGAGGTAGCCCCAGCTCGCTCTAGGGTAGGACCCCCTAGGGGGCCAGACATCGACTTTGGAGAAGTCGAAATTATTCCCCCCCTTCTCGACCAGGGGGACGTAGATGAGCTAGTGGGGAGGTATGACATCCTTCCCCAGTTCGAGGCTAGGGCAGCCCGGCCAGGGGAGTACGCCTGCCTACCTCCCCCCGGGTTTGTAGCGATTTACAGGGATCAGCTCGTGGCTGGCCTTCGCCTTCCTATTCCCCAATTCCTTTACGACATCCTGACCTTTTGGGGCATTCGAATCACCCAGGTCGTTCCCAACGCCATTCGGTCCATCCTCGGCTTCTTTATTTTATGCCGAGCTCTTGAAATCCCTTATTCCCTGAACTTATTTAGGTCCTTCTTTCAGATGAAGGTAAGTGGCCCAGTTCACGGTTGGTTCTACTTTGCTCGCAGGAGCGGAGGGGAACTTCCTACCCGCGAACTGTTCACTCATATGCCTTCTTCCATCAAGGGCTGGAAAGCCTACTTCTTTTTTGTGAAGAATACTGGGTTTCCTCCCCTAACCTGGAGAGAGAATACCCAAGTAACCGATCCAATCCCTTCTCCTCTGCCCGAGGCCGAGCTAGACCGCTTGGTCAGCTCGGAAGCTCAACTGAAGGTGAAGGAATTTAACAATGCCCAGCTCTGGTCGGCGGGGCTAATCCGAGCAAAGGTGAACGACCCTGCCCCCGATCTCCGACCTATCACCCCCGAGGAGCTGACAGCTT TGAAGAGGTTTTCCCAGCTGCTGAACATTGGCGGAATTGGCAGTGCGAGCACGCCAACTCCTGCGCCTTCCACAGCGCCGAGCAGCACGGTGCCTCTACCCCCACCTGTGTCCACTCCCCAGATTGCCGCTCAGTCCTCACTGGGGGAGGgatcaaagaagaaaagaaagaagtccACGGCCAAGAAGGCCAGGACAGAGGCGGCTTCCCCACAGTCCCAGGAGGAGCCCTCAGCTGCCATTGCTTCTCATTATGGGGTGAGCTCCGCCGAGCAGCAGGCttcgtcacaatctccccctgCTATGTGGCGCATGAGGAACGTGATTCCCCTGAAGCCCCCTACCGAGCTGGGCTCACACCCGCACCCCCACCATTTCTGCCCGAAGTGGGGGTTGTCAGTGAACGACCGAGCTCAGTTCCCTGAGGTGGCGAAGGAGCTCGTCAAAGGCGCGGTACTCCCCCGTgatcaccacttcatccaactCGCCTCCAACGCTGAGCTGTTAGAGCACTTCTACCTCAGCACCACGCAG CTCAACGTGGCGGGGGCCGAGCTGGCCCAGCGATATGAGAACATGGGGGTCAACCTGTCCCAGGTCGATGCTGCCAAAGAGAAGTTGTCGAGCCAGCTCGAAGCTGCAGAGTCCGAGCTGGAGACCCTGAAGAAGCAACTCGCAGATGCCAACTGCTCCTGCGAACTGGAAAAAAAGAGGGCGGCCGAACTGGCTGCGACTTTGGAGGTAGAGCAGAAAAAATCGGCCGAGCTGGTGGAGGCGGCAAGGGAAGAAGGGCGCCAGCTAGGCGTCAAAGAGTTCAAGAAGTCTGAGGTCTTCATGAACAACCTGGCCCTCCTCAATGGCCCTGTCCTGCAGCTCGGCTACACAAAAGCCTTGATGGACGTGGAGTCCCTGAAGCTGCCAGGCTTTGACCTGAGCAAATGGCCTGACTTCAACCCCCAATCTACCAACCAAATTGACAGGCTTGTCACAGGTTACTCCAATGGGCGCGACCTGGCTGCCCTGATTGCGGATCCTAATCTTCCTGCCCTCTCCCCAGAGCCAGAGCAAGAGCAACAAGGGGAGAGCTAA
- the LOC113716584 gene encoding protein CURLY FLAG LEAF 1-like, producing MTAPNKGTITASIERSLRNCSLNHHQSSSSDTASAGIIGGPAGFVAAGGSSTSDSTINLDFPDNALELHSDIRLPYYWEQCLDLKSGEVYYINWRTGMKSQEDPRTNPEMQHVRNGGLGLSWSEEEEDEDDSWCESEGSSTEESSPSTSSRQQQCRRRYSNSNSNSNSSPSGATPRHRHRHLHLTAETNIHHDKPQVLVVAGCKSCFMYFMLPKQVQDCPKCFGQLLHFDRSEDASP from the exons ATGACAGCTCCAAACAAGGGAACGATCACTGCATCCATTGAGAGATCCCTTCGAAATTGTTCTTTAAACCATCACCAAAGCAGCAGCAGCGACACTGCTAGTGCAGGCATCATAGGAGGCCCAGCAGGGTTTGTGGCTGCTGGCGGGTCCTCGACGTCAGATTCCACCATAAATCTTGATTTCCCGGACAACGCGTTAGAGCTCCATTCTGATATCCGGCTGCCTTACTATTGGGAGCAATGCCTCGATTTAAAG AGTGGGGAGGTGTACTATATTAACTGGAGGACAGGGATGAAATCACAAGAGGATCCAAGGACAAATCCAGAAATGCAGCATGTGAGGAATGGGGGTTTAGGTTTATCATGGtcagaggaggaggaggatgagGATGATAGCTGGTGCGAGAGCGAAGGGTCGTCCACGGAGGAGTCGTCTCCTTCAACTTCTTCTAGACAGCAGCAATGCCGCCGCCGCTActccaattccaattccaattccaattcttcTCCTTCTGGTGCTACTCCCCGTCATCGTCATCGTCATCTTCATCTCACTGCTGAGACCAACATCCACCACGACAAACCCCAAGTACTGGTGGTAGCTGGTTGCAAGAGCTGTTTCATGTACTTCATGCTCCCAAAACAGGTTCAAGATTGCCCCAAGTGTTTTGGTCAACTTCTCCATTTTGATCGATCCGAAGATGCATCTCCATGA